A window from Hydrogenimonas thermophila encodes these proteins:
- a CDS encoding response regulator transcription factor has protein sequence MKILLLEDEDILRKNIEKFLILKGYKVDSFDNGSQLLDIANLFEYDFFVLDINVPDIDGFEILKYIKGKNIETPAIFISGMIDIEDLSKGFGLGCSDYLKKPFDLEELELRLKNIKNSFTAHERIILSNGLIYDFDAKSIFKENKIIELSKKQSIILYILMKNNGNVVTFDTIADYAYEDDFRDIHTISSHIRDIRKMIGSEVIKNVRGVGYKVVL, from the coding sequence ATGAAAATTTTATTATTAGAAGATGAAGATATTTTGAGAAAAAATATTGAAAAATTTTTAATACTCAAAGGGTACAAAGTAGATAGTTTTGATAATGGAAGTCAATTACTAGATATAGCAAATCTATTTGAATATGATTTCTTTGTCTTAGATATAAATGTACCAGATATTGATGGCTTTGAAATTTTAAAATACATAAAAGGGAAAAATATAGAAACTCCTGCAATTTTCATCAGTGGAATGATTGATATTGAGGATTTATCAAAAGGATTTGGATTAGGATGTAGCGATTATCTCAAAAAACCTTTTGATCTAGAAGAGTTGGAACTAAGACTAAAAAATATAAAAAATAGTTTTACAGCACATGAAAGAATTATCCTTTCAAACGGATTGATTTATGATTTTGATGCAAAATCAATTTTCAAAGAGAATAAAATAATAGAACTCTCTAAAAAGCAGAGTATCATATTATATATTCTAATGAAAAATAATGGCAATGTAGTCACTTTTGATACTATAGCTGACTATGCATATGAAGATGACTTTCGTGATATACATACTATTTCAAGCCATATTAGAGATATAAGAAAAATGATTGGTTCTGAAGTAATAAAAAATGTTCGTGGAGTTGGATATAAAGTAGTTTTATAA
- a CDS encoding glycosyltransferase family 4 protein, with amino-acid sequence MKILWINDEASFVSSVETYIYQIVQELSKTYDVDNFLLYDVRNRADIDFINAFSFATIMANIKEQIDIIKPDIIYIHQVDNIELMRAISETDVPVVAFIHNHKHFCLREHKYTLLTNQTCTKAVGLGCYSCIGFINKSNSFPYLSINRMSDIKIAQKILKKFDHIVVGSEYMKNHLVMHGFENERLSNIKLFSQPLKHYNNDTSSRNIRHFLFVGELVSGKGVDTLLDAFKKLKHNDIFLDICGDGEERNEFEERVKRLGISNIVRFHGKLNSKRIENFYSNAYAVVIPSRTPEIYNLEGLEAMKFAKAVIASDVGGIREWLKEDENGITVPSNDSKKLASALKFALDNPQKIKKMGQNGFEFYKQNFKPNQHCEEIHNLFNSIILKEPCTV; translated from the coding sequence ATGAAAATTTTATGGATAAATGATGAAGCAAGTTTTGTAAGTAGCGTTGAAACATATATATATCAAATTGTACAAGAATTATCGAAAACATATGATGTAGATAACTTTTTGCTTTATGATGTAAGAAATCGTGCAGATATAGATTTTATAAATGCATTCTCATTTGCAACAATAATGGCAAATATAAAAGAGCAAATTGATATAATCAAACCTGACATCATTTATATACATCAAGTTGACAATATTGAGCTTATGCGTGCAATAAGTGAAACAGATGTACCGGTTGTCGCTTTTATTCATAACCATAAACATTTCTGCTTACGTGAACATAAATATACTCTACTTACAAATCAAACCTGTACTAAAGCTGTAGGTCTAGGCTGTTATAGTTGTATTGGTTTTATAAATAAAAGTAACTCATTTCCATATTTATCTATAAATAGAATGTCAGACATTAAAATAGCACAAAAAATACTTAAAAAATTTGACCACATAGTTGTAGGTTCAGAATATATGAAAAACCATCTTGTAATGCATGGCTTTGAGAATGAACGCCTCTCTAATATTAAACTATTCTCACAACCATTGAAACATTATAACAATGATACTTCATCTAGAAATATAAGACATTTTCTTTTTGTTGGTGAATTAGTAAGTGGAAAAGGAGTTGATACACTACTTGATGCATTTAAAAAACTCAAACATAATGATATATTTTTAGATATATGTGGTGATGGAGAAGAGCGTAATGAGTTTGAAGAGAGAGTAAAAAGACTTGGAATATCTAATATAGTAAGATTTCATGGTAAATTAAACTCAAAAAGAATTGAAAATTTTTACTCAAATGCATATGCAGTTGTAATACCAAGTAGAACACCAGAAATATACAATCTTGAAGGATTAGAAGCAATGAAATTTGCTAAAGCTGTAATTGCATCTGATGTAGGCGGTATTAGAGAGTGGCTTAAAGAAGATGAAAATGGAATTACTGTTCCATCAAATGATTCAAAAAAATTGGCTTCAGCACTAAAATTTGCTCTTGATAATCCTCAAAAAATTAAAAAGATGGGGCAGAATGGCTTTGAATTTTACAAGCAAAATTTTAAACCAAATCAACACTGTGAAGAGATTCACAACCTTTTTAATTCAATCATTTTAAAAGAGCCTTGCACTGTTTAA
- the amrB gene encoding AmmeMemoRadiSam system protein B gives MKVREAAVAGQFYPSSAETIDEMFSYYNELLEKHIDKTLLETKSRAVIVPHAGYVYSGFTANIAYRILANSGLKRVVVIGPSHRVYLSGSSAGNFEYFETPFGDLKCDSALVNELMQKFNLKFFPDAHHEHSTEVQMPFIKKYLNAEVIEVVYGDENPANLVPIIEFALNDDLTGVVISTDLSHFYDIEKAKQLDNICIDAVTKLDPDELHKGCEACGKIGIEAMLMAAKNLNLKPLVLDYRTSADASGDRSQVVGYLSAAFL, from the coding sequence ATGAAAGTTAGAGAAGCAGCTGTAGCAGGGCAGTTTTATCCATCAAGTGCAGAGACTATTGATGAGATGTTTTCTTACTATAATGAACTGTTAGAAAAGCATATAGACAAAACTCTTTTAGAGACAAAAAGCAGGGCAGTTATAGTACCTCATGCAGGGTATGTATATAGTGGTTTTACTGCAAATATTGCATACAGAATTCTTGCTAACAGTGGTTTAAAGCGTGTTGTTGTCATAGGTCCTAGTCATAGAGTATATTTATCAGGAAGTAGTGCAGGTAATTTTGAATACTTTGAAACTCCTTTTGGAGATTTGAAGTGTGATAGTGCATTAGTTAATGAGTTGATGCAAAAATTTAATCTAAAATTTTTCCCTGATGCTCATCATGAGCATAGTACGGAAGTGCAGATGCCGTTTATAAAAAAGTATCTTAATGCAGAAGTTATTGAGGTAGTCTATGGTGATGAAAATCCGGCTAACCTAGTGCCAATTATTGAGTTTGCATTAAATGATGATTTAACAGGTGTTGTCATAAGTACCGATTTGAGTCACTTTTATGACATAGAAAAAGCAAAACAACTTGACAATATTTGCATAGATGCTGTTACCAAGTTAGACCCAGATGAGTTGCACAAAGGTTGTGAAGCTTGTGGAAAGATAGGTATAGAGGCAATGTTAATGGCTGCTAAAAATCTTAATCTTAAACCACTTGTACTTGACTATAGAACCAGTGCAGATGCCAGTGGTGACAGATCGCAGGTTGTCGGTTATTTGAGTGCCGCATTTTTGTAG
- the amrS gene encoding AmmeMemoRadiSam system radical SAM enzyme, with amino-acid sequence MDYYKCEPRSGRIVCLLCRHYCKMKDGQVGVCGVNKNEANKLSALVYGHPSALNIDPIEKKPIYHMLPGTTALSFGTVGCNFKCPFCQNWQISQSSVVRDDFYISPEKMVQLALENGTNSIAYTYNEPTIFYPYARDIGILAKRSGIKNIFVTNGFETPEVIEDMKSWLDAANVDLKSWSESYYKKVLKGGLEAVKDTLRLMVDAGIWVEVTTLLIEGENDSDKDLTEMAEFIANDLGKHVPWHLSAFHPDYKMMDHKWTGIETLKRARYIAKKAGLYYVYMGNVPVSENTYCPECRELLIGRSGFEMIVNNLLEGHCPNCNRAIEGVFR; translated from the coding sequence ATGGATTATTATAAATGTGAACCAAGAAGTGGACGTATTGTTTGTCTGCTTTGCAGGCACTATTGTAAGATGAAAGATGGACAAGTTGGAGTTTGCGGAGTTAATAAAAATGAAGCAAACAAGCTTTCTGCTTTGGTTTACGGTCATCCTTCAGCTCTTAATATTGATCCTATAGAGAAAAAACCAATTTACCATATGTTACCAGGAACTACAGCATTATCTTTTGGTACAGTAGGGTGCAACTTCAAGTGTCCATTTTGTCAAAATTGGCAAATTTCACAAAGTAGTGTTGTTAGAGATGACTTTTATATCTCTCCTGAAAAGATGGTTCAACTTGCACTGGAAAATGGTACAAACTCTATAGCATATACCTACAATGAGCCGACTATCTTCTACCCTTATGCAAGAGATATAGGGATTTTGGCAAAGAGAAGTGGTATAAAAAATATATTTGTTACAAATGGTTTTGAGACTCCTGAAGTTATTGAAGATATGAAGAGTTGGCTAGATGCGGCAAATGTTGATCTAAAAAGTTGGAGTGAATCTTACTATAAAAAAGTTCTTAAAGGTGGTCTTGAAGCGGTTAAAGATACATTGCGTTTAATGGTAGATGCTGGTATTTGGGTTGAGGTTACAACACTGCTGATAGAGGGAGAGAATGACAGTGACAAAGATTTGACTGAAATGGCAGAGTTTATAGCAAATGATTTAGGAAAACATGTGCCTTGGCATTTGAGTGCATTTCATCCTGATTACAAAATGATGGATCATAAATGGACAGGCATTGAAACACTTAAACGAGCAAGATATATTGCTAAAAAAGCAGGTCTTTACTATGTATATATGGGAAATGTTCCTGTAAGTGAGAATACTTACTGCCCAGAGTGCAGAGAACTTTTGATTGGACGAAGTGGTTTTGAAATGATTGTAAATAATCTTTTAGAAGGGCATTGTCCAAACTGCAATAGAGCTATAGAAGGAGTTTTTAGATGA
- a CDS encoding amidohydrolase family protein, with product MIIKNAKVVTPDAVLELDVSVENGKIAKIAENLSGSEYIDANGKYLLPAMIDIGLGVMDSKLRGGTIDKLSCKAKANGFGTVVLSSFCTPSIDNEITLEFAKSQAALCNGAKVLNLIAGIKEDGKLSDISILLKEGAVGIEFESSIDGNMIRRLMEYASMYGIKLFCRAKDLALQGEGVMNEGEVSSRLGLGGVPDVAESSQVARIGELAEFYGVDVVILAASTPRTLKLCAKNPRLYAQASIHHLLLNDEVCDNYNTGGKIWPPLRDEKSRIEMLEYLKNGDLEVFTSLHTPVSASLKDAVFAEAAYGIDGLNSYLSLIYTYLVKPGYIDMPTLSKLTSGNYAKLIGLESHKGFIKEGYDADLILFDPNVASSIDLPGSPYSGWNIEGKVEPVK from the coding sequence ATGATAATCAAAAATGCAAAAGTTGTAACACCTGATGCTGTTTTAGAATTAGATGTTAGTGTAGAGAATGGAAAAATTGCCAAAATTGCAGAAAATTTGAGTGGAAGTGAGTATATTGACGCTAATGGCAAATATTTGCTGCCTGCAATGATAGATATTGGTTTAGGTGTTATGGATTCAAAGTTAAGAGGCGGCACTATTGATAAACTATCTTGCAAAGCAAAAGCAAATGGTTTTGGAACTGTAGTACTGTCATCGTTTTGTACACCATCTATTGATAATGAGATTACACTTGAATTTGCAAAGTCGCAAGCAGCGCTTTGCAATGGAGCAAAAGTATTAAATTTAATAGCAGGTATTAAAGAGGATGGTAAGCTTAGTGATATTTCCATTTTACTTAAAGAGGGAGCTGTTGGCATAGAGTTTGAAAGCAGTATTGATGGCAATATGATACGCCGTTTAATGGAGTATGCATCAATGTATGGTATAAAACTTTTTTGCCGAGCTAAAGATTTGGCTTTACAAGGTGAGGGGGTAATGAATGAAGGAGAAGTATCTAGTCGTTTAGGGCTTGGAGGCGTTCCTGATGTTGCTGAGTCATCTCAAGTTGCACGCATAGGGGAGTTGGCAGAGTTTTATGGGGTAGATGTTGTTATTTTAGCTGCATCAACTCCAAGAACATTGAAACTTTGTGCCAAAAATCCAAGACTTTATGCCCAAGCTTCAATTCATCATCTTTTACTTAATGATGAGGTTTGTGATAACTACAATACCGGCGGTAAAATTTGGCCACCTTTAAGAGATGAAAAGAGTAGAATAGAGATGTTGGAGTATTTAAAAAATGGAGACTTAGAAGTTTTTACATCTCTACATACACCAGTTTCAGCCAGTTTGAAAGATGCTGTTTTTGCTGAAGCTGCATATGGAATAGATGGCTTAAACAGTTATCTTTCGCTTATATATACATATCTTGTTAAACCAGGGTATATTGATATGCCAACACTTTCTAAACTTACTTCTGGAAATTATGCCAAACTTATTGGTTTAGAAAGTCATAAAGGATTCATCAAAGAGGGTTATGATGCAGATTTAATTCTATTTGATCCAAATGTAGCAAGCAGTATAGATTTACCTGGTTCACCATACAGTGGATGGAATATAGAAGGTAAAGTAGAACCAGTTAAATAG
- a CDS encoding c-type cytochrome: protein MVRFLLFFMPFMLLANENIGEKIYMTKGCYGCHGTKGEGIGTYPKLAGKPATLLIERLNKLNKGIGQTSKRDLMIPFAKALNKKEIEEVSKYLSLININDKGEDIADEYLGGFGS from the coding sequence ATGGTTAGATTTTTACTTTTTTTTATGCCTTTTATGCTTTTGGCAAATGAAAATATTGGTGAAAAAATCTATATGACAAAAGGTTGCTATGGCTGTCACGGTACAAAAGGTGAAGGAATAGGCACTTACCCAAAACTGGCAGGAAAACCTGCAACTTTACTGATTGAGAGACTAAATAAACTTAATAAAGGTATTGGTCAAACAAGCAAGAGAGATTTAATGATCCCATTTGCAAAGGCTCTTAATAAAAAAGAGATTGAAGAGGTTAGCAAATATCTAAGCCTTATCAATATTAATGATAAAGGCGAAGATATAGCCGATGAATATTTAGGAGGTTTTGGTTCATAA
- the dsbD gene encoding protein-disulfide reductase DsbD: protein MRRIMISILFAISLYAGFLSVDDAFHPAVTLKDNKVFVQINMADHIHLTKDALKFDVKPVGEVELGKYTLPAAEKDEFGDEIYTKEFKVKIPLILKSQNSKDVTFVLTYQGCSDRGVCYPPVTKEYNFTLSTPAVSEEKGQKSESNFLSEEESIASTLKSKSFGIVLLTFFGFGLLLALTPCIFPMIPILSSIIVAQGEGMTARRGFWLSLVYVLSMAFTYTLAGVLAGLFGANIQAALQNPWVISLFSLLFVALAFSMFGFYEIGLPASIQSRLSKTSDEAGKKGGIVGVAIMGFLSALIVGPCVAPPLAGALIYIGQTGDALLGGAALFVMSLGMGAPLVLIGMGAGRFMPKPGGWMTTVSKIFGVVMLGVAIWMLSRIIPETLTMGLWSILFIISSVYMGAFEPLGSERSWNALLKGVGLLFFIYGLFLFFGTFTGAKNPIDPLQVIKERSYGNVELTRALQFETVKSLDDLLVKIKNSNKPVMVDFRADWCVSCKELEDSTFKDKKVIDALNGYNLYQVDVTQNSVEQKRMMKYFGIFGPPAILFFKNGEEIKHKRVSGYKSPSEFLEIISL, encoded by the coding sequence ATGAGAAGAATTATGATTTCTATTCTTTTTGCCATAAGTCTTTATGCAGGGTTTTTAAGTGTTGATGATGCTTTTCATCCTGCTGTAACATTGAAAGATAATAAAGTTTTTGTTCAGATTAATATGGCTGATCATATTCATCTGACAAAAGATGCACTTAAGTTTGATGTTAAACCAGTAGGAGAAGTAGAGTTAGGAAAATATACTCTTCCAGCGGCTGAGAAAGATGAATTTGGTGATGAGATATATACAAAAGAGTTTAAGGTAAAAATTCCTCTAATTTTAAAATCACAGAACAGTAAAGATGTAACATTTGTTTTAACCTATCAAGGGTGTTCTGACAGAGGTGTCTGTTATCCTCCTGTAACTAAAGAGTATAATTTTACTTTGTCAACACCGGCAGTATCGGAAGAGAAAGGTCAAAAATCTGAAAGTAATTTTTTGTCTGAAGAGGAGTCAATAGCTTCTACTCTTAAATCTAAAAGCTTTGGTATTGTACTTTTGACATTTTTTGGATTTGGACTCTTGCTTGCTTTGACTCCATGCATCTTTCCTATGATCCCTATTCTTTCATCTATTATTGTTGCGCAGGGTGAGGGGATGACAGCTAGACGAGGCTTTTGGCTCTCATTGGTTTATGTTTTATCTATGGCATTTACCTATACTTTAGCAGGTGTTTTAGCAGGTCTTTTTGGTGCAAATATACAGGCTGCTTTGCAAAACCCTTGGGTTATATCTTTATTTTCACTTCTATTTGTAGCACTGGCATTTTCTATGTTTGGTTTCTATGAGATAGGGCTACCTGCTTCAATTCAAAGCAGACTAAGTAAAACAAGCGATGAAGCAGGCAAAAAAGGTGGCATTGTAGGTGTTGCCATCATGGGCTTTCTTTCTGCACTTATTGTTGGACCTTGTGTTGCACCTCCTTTAGCTGGAGCATTAATTTATATTGGTCAAACAGGTGATGCTCTTTTAGGGGGAGCAGCTCTATTTGTAATGAGCCTTGGTATGGGGGCTCCACTTGTTTTAATTGGTATGGGTGCAGGTAGATTTATGCCTAAACCAGGCGGATGGATGACAACAGTAAGCAAAATTTTTGGTGTTGTTATGCTAGGAGTAGCCATTTGGATGCTCTCTAGAATTATTCCTGAAACTTTAACTATGGGACTTTGGTCAATACTATTTATTATAAGTTCTGTCTATATGGGTGCATTTGAGCCTCTTGGAAGTGAGCGAAGCTGGAATGCATTGTTAAAAGGAGTTGGTCTTTTATTTTTTATTTATGGTCTTTTTTTATTTTTTGGTACATTTACAGGTGCTAAAAATCCTATTGATCCTCTACAAGTTATAAAAGAAAGATCTTACGGTAATGTTGAGTTAACAAGAGCATTACAATTTGAAACTGTTAAATCTCTAGATGATTTACTTGTAAAAATTAAAAATAGTAACAAACCTGTAATGGTAGATTTCAGAGCAGACTGGTGTGTAAGCTGTAAAGAGCTTGAAGATAGTACTTTTAAAGATAAAAAAGTCATTGATGCATTGAATGGTTATAACCTCTATCAAGTTGATGTAACACAAAACTCAGTAGAACAGAAGAGGATGATGAAATATTTTGGTATATTTGGACCACCTGCAATTTTGTTTTTTAAAAATGGAGAGGAGATAAAACATAAAAGGGTGTCCGGGTATAAGTCACCCTCTGAGTTTTTAGAGATTATATCACTCTAA
- a CDS encoding thioredoxin domain-containing protein, with product MSNRLKYEDSPYLQQHAENPVDWYPWCAEAFEKAKKENKPIFLSIGYSSCHWCHVMEHEVFENEEIAEYLNKYFVSIKVDREERPDIDKHFQSVHQLLNQRPGGWPASIFLTPDLKPFFAGTYIPPVRKYNMMGFLELIEVIHKKWSSEPETIVKNADEIQRFLQPKDGPVKATPLDLTIIDRTIDKTKDSYDPVYGGFSKAPKFPHSSTINLLLDIYQLTENDEVLNMAINTLKNMAKGGIYDLIDGGFCRYSTDDFWLVPHFEKMTYDNGLLSESYLRAYRVTGDPLFLHIAEDIIMFMKDKMMQDNLFYSASDADTEGEEGKYFVYSYDEVKNALKQNGFDEPEVKEILNALSITPEGNFEGKNIVRNEKLESYEWWTKVRRILKLIRASRTYPFIDKKVITSWNAMMIKSLFMASEINERYLRNAKQSLQALLDLMFKDNTLYHSVLIGKTPTIEAFLEDYAYLCDTLLQAYQTTMDESYLVTAQKIAEQAIDLFYESGKWYFSKGEFPTEADLSDSSYPSSAAIMTNALLTLGALLDTRYREIAYRSMEYSSIKIVKYPVWHAAFVKAVIRYLKEDIVIKSTPSNLNELKSSINDLQFPYILLKSDENHNYLVCNQQSCFANATSSEELLQTLKSIFQK from the coding sequence ATGTCTAACAGACTAAAATATGAAGACTCTCCTTACTTACAACAACATGCAGAAAACCCAGTAGACTGGTACCCTTGGTGCGCTGAAGCATTTGAAAAGGCAAAAAAGGAAAATAAACCTATATTTCTCTCTATAGGATACAGCAGTTGTCACTGGTGCCATGTAATGGAGCATGAAGTATTTGAGAATGAAGAGATTGCAGAATACCTTAACAAATACTTTGTCTCTATAAAAGTTGACAGAGAAGAGAGACCAGATATAGACAAACATTTTCAAAGTGTACATCAACTCCTTAACCAACGTCCCGGAGGATGGCCAGCTTCTATATTTTTAACACCTGATTTAAAACCTTTCTTTGCAGGAACATACATTCCTCCGGTACGCAAATATAATATGATGGGATTTTTGGAACTTATTGAAGTTATTCATAAAAAGTGGAGTAGTGAACCTGAAACTATTGTTAAAAATGCAGATGAGATTCAACGCTTTCTTCAACCAAAAGATGGTCCTGTAAAAGCAACTCCTTTGGATTTGACAATTATAGACAGAACTATAGATAAAACCAAAGATAGCTATGATCCTGTTTATGGAGGCTTTTCAAAAGCTCCAAAATTTCCTCACTCTTCTACTATAAATCTTTTATTAGATATATACCAACTAACTGAAAATGATGAAGTGCTAAATATGGCAATAAATACACTGAAAAATATGGCAAAGGGTGGAATTTACGATCTCATTGATGGTGGGTTCTGTCGCTACAGTACAGACGATTTTTGGTTGGTACCACACTTTGAAAAGATGACATACGATAATGGTTTGCTAAGTGAGAGTTATCTGCGTGCTTACCGTGTAACTGGTGATCCACTCTTTTTACACATTGCTGAAGATATCATAATGTTTATGAAAGACAAAATGATGCAAGACAATCTATTCTACTCTGCAAGTGATGCAGATACAGAAGGAGAAGAGGGAAAATATTTTGTATACAGTTATGATGAGGTTAAAAATGCCTTAAAACAGAATGGGTTTGATGAACCAGAAGTAAAAGAGATTTTAAATGCTCTTTCCATTACACCAGAAGGCAACTTTGAAGGTAAAAATATTGTTAGAAATGAGAAATTAGAGAGTTATGAATGGTGGACTAAAGTACGTCGCATTCTAAAACTTATAAGAGCATCAAGAACCTACCCTTTTATAGATAAAAAGGTAATAACTTCTTGGAATGCTATGATGATCAAATCTCTATTTATGGCATCTGAAATAAATGAACGATACCTTAGAAATGCAAAACAAAGCCTACAAGCACTACTCGATCTGATGTTCAAAGACAACACTCTCTACCACTCTGTTTTAATTGGTAAAACTCCTACAATCGAAGCATTTTTAGAAGATTACGCTTACTTGTGTGATACTCTGCTACAGGCATACCAGACTACAATGGATGAAAGCTATCTGGTAACTGCACAAAAGATTGCTGAACAAGCTATTGATCTATTCTATGAAAGTGGTAAATGGTACTTTAGTAAAGGTGAATTTCCTACAGAAGCTGATCTATCCGACTCAAGTTACCCAAGCAGTGCTGCTATTATGACAAATGCTCTATTGACACTTGGTGCCTTACTTGATACCAGATATAGAGAGATTGCATACAGATCAATGGAGTACAGCTCTATAAAAATAGTCAAATATCCAGTATGGCATGCAGCATTTGTAAAAGCTGTAATTCGCTATCTTAAAGAAGATATAGTAATAAAATCAACTCCATCAAACCTAAATGAATTGAAAAGTTCTATAAATGATCTTCAGTTCCCTTATATACTCTTAAAAAGTGATGAAAATCACAACTATTTAGTATGTAATCAGCAGAGTTGCTTTGCCAATGCAACAAGTTCAGAGGAGCTACTTCAAACATTAAAATCAATATTTCAAAAATAG